In Pseudomonas oryzihabitans, the DNA window CCTGCATCGGAGCCCTCCGTGAGCGAGCATCCCAAGCCCCCATTGAAACCCCAACCCCAGACCTTTCCCGGCTCCGAAGCGCGCATGGAGCCACAGCCCGACAGCGGCGCCGAGACCTACCGCGGCTCGGGTCGCCTGGCAGGCAAGAAGACCCTGATCACCGGTGCCGACAGTGGTATCGGCCGCGCCGTGGCCATCGCCTACGCCCGTGAGGGCGCCGATGTCGCCATCGCCTACCTGGACGAGCACGAGGATGCCCAGGAAACCGCCCGCCTGGTCACCGAGGCGGGTCGCCAGGCCGTGCTCTTGCCCGGCGATCTGGCCGAGCGCCAGACCTGCCTGGACGTGGTGCAGAAGACCGTCGAGGCCTTTGGCCGCATCGACGTACTGGTCAATAATGCCGCCTTCCAGCAGGTGCGCGACAGCCTCGACGAGATTCCCGACGAGGAGTGGGTGCATACCTTCAACGTGAACATCCATGGGATGTTTCGGATTACCCAGGCGGCGCTGAAGCACATGCCGCGTGGCGGCTCCATCATCAACACCGCCTCGATCAACGCCGACATCGCGCCCCCGACCCTGCTGGCCTATTCGGCCACCAAGGGCGCCATCGCCAACTTCACTGCAGGTCTGGCGCAGCTGCTCGGCGAGAAAGGTATCCGTGCCAACAGCGTCGCCCCCGGCCCGATCTGGACGCCGCTGATCGTCAGCACCATGAAGCCGGACGAGCCGGAGCAATTCGGTAGCAGCACGCCACTGGGTCGGCCCGGCCAGCCGGTGGAGCTGGCGCCGGCCTATGTGCTGCTGGCATCGGATGAAGCGAGCTACATCTCCGGCGCCATGCTGCCGGTGACGGGCGGGATGCCGGTGCTTTAAGGATTTGCTGGGGTGCCCGGGGGTCACACTCACCCCAGCCCTCTCCCAGAGGGAGAGGGGGTTGGCGGGTCCGTAGGTTGGGTTGAACGCAGCGAAGCCCAACGCGGGATAGCCAGCAGCGTTGGGCTTCGACGATGAGGCCGTCTCAACCCAACCTACGGGATTTCCACCCTGCGAATCCATGTTGGAGACTAGAAGCCTCGGTCAAACGCCCCCTCTCCCTTCGGGAGAGGGTTGGGGTGAGGGCCGCATGGACGCTCTACGGCTGCAGGTAGCGCACCATCGCATCGCCGATCATGTTCTTGTGCCGCCGCAACACCGCCGGTGCCTCCATGTCGATGTCGTGGATGCGGCCGAAGGTGTGGCGGTTGGAGACGCGGTAGAAGCAGAACGAACACATCAGCAGGTGCACATCCACGGCGTCGAGACCGCTGCGGATGTCACCGCTCGCCTCGCCGCGCGCCAGGATGCGGCGCAGAGCCTCCAGGGCCGAGGAGTTGAGGCTGGAGATGGTCTCGGACTGCGCCAGGTGGCGGCCGCGATGGATGTTCTCGATGCTCACCACGCGGATGAAGTCGTCGTGGCTGCGGTGGTGCTCGAAGAGGAACTCGGCCAGGGTGCGGATCGCTTCCAGCGGTGGCAGGCGATCAAGCGGCAGCTCGGCTTCGTCGCCGCGCACATCGCTGTAGAGCTTTTCCAGCACCGTCAGGTAGAGCTGCTCCTTGCTGCCGAAGTAGTAGTAGATCATCCGTTTGGAGGTATGGGTGCGCTCGGCGATGGCGTCCACCCGCGCACCGCTCAGGCCCAGGTCGGCGAACTCGGCCACGGCGGCGGCCAGGATGGCCTGGCGGGTCTTTTCGGGATTGTTCTTGCGCGGCGTACGGAGCGCGGGCGCGAGCGCCGGGGTGTCCTGCATCGGGTCTGACTCTTGGCTGGGGAGAGACGCGGGTACCTGCAGGTACCCGCCTGGCTCAGAATTCCAGGGGCGCCGGGCGACCCTGGCGGGCTTGCAGCATGGCGGCCAGGCGCACCGGACTGTTGGCGGCGCCGTAGCCACTGTAATCCTTGCGCTCCAGGATTTCGAAGAAGAATCGGTCGGCGAAGGACTCGGTATAGACGTGGAAAAGCTCGCCACCCTGGGCATCGCGGTCGTAGAGCACGTTGTAGTAGGCCAGGCGACTGAGGAAATCGTCGTCGAAATCGAAGCGCGCCCCCAAGTCGTCGTAGTAGTTCATCGGGATCTCCAGCAAGGGCACCCCGGCGGCCTTGGCCTGCTCCACCGCCTGGAAGATGTCCCGACAGGCGAAGGCGATGTGATGTACCCCGGAGCCTCGGTAGCTGGAAAGCGCTCGGGCGATGGCGGTGTTGCGGTTCTCGGAGATGTTCAGCGCCAGGCGCACGTTGCTCTCGCGATTCTTTAGCGCACGGCTTTTCACCAGGCCATAGGGGTCAGGGACCACCACCTCGTCATCAGCGCTGAAGTCGAACAGACTCTTGTAGAACAGCACCCAGCTGTCCAGCGCATCGGCCGGCAGGGCGATGGCAACGTGGTCGACGTGGGTCAGGCCAAGGCCACCGCTGGCGCCGGCGCTGACATCGAAGTCGGTGTCATAGAGGCTGCGCCCGTCGGCGCCGCGATCGGCGAGATAGATCAGGCTGCCGTCCGGCGCCCGCATCGCGGGGATCTCCCGTTCGTTCGGCCCGACCAGGCCGCGATAGGGCTGCGCCCGGTACTGCTGGGCGCGTTCCAGCGCCGCGTGGCTGTCGGGCACCCGTAGCGCCATGGCGCACAGCGAGGGGCCGTGGGCCTCGAAGAAGTTGTGGCCGAAGGAATAGGGTTCGGCGTTGAGCACCAGATTGATTTCGCCCTGGCGCAACAGGGTGACGTTCTTGGAACGGTGTCGCCCGGCCTGGGCGAAGCCCAGCTTGCCGAGCCAACGGGCCAGTTCGGCACCGTGGGCGTCGTCCACGGCGAATTCGAGGAATTCGGTGCCTTCCAGACGCGGCGCCTCGGGCGGGGCGAACAGGGGCGCCGCCACCGGCGTTTCCTCACGCTGCAGCCGAGCCGCGGTCTGCTCTTCCAGGTACAGCAGGGACCTCAGGCCATCGGCGGCGGTGGCACGGGTCTGGGCGGCGCGGAAGCCGTCGTTGAAGATCTCCAGCGACAGCGGCCCCTGGTAACCGGTCTGCAGGATGGGCGCGAGAAAGCCGGCCAGGTCGAACTCACCCTGCCCCGGGAAGCAGCGGAAATGCCGACTCCACTCCAGCACGTCCATCTGCAGCAGCGGTGCATCGGCCATCTGCACGAAAAAGATCTTGTCCCCGGGAATCTGGGCGATGCCCGCCGGATCGCCACCTATGGACAGGGTGTGGAAACTGTCGAGCAAGACGCCGAGATTGGGGTGGTCGACCGCCTTCACCAGGCGCCAGACCTGCTGCCAGCTGTTGACGTGGCGCCCCCAGGCCAGGGCTTCGTAGCCGATGCGCAAGTCGCGCCGGGCGGCGTGTTCGGCCAGCAGCTGCAGGTCATCGGCGATCAGACGCTCATCGCCGAGGCTGTCGGCGGCGGTGTTGCTGCACACCAGGATGAGATCGGTGCCCAACTCCTGCATGAGGTCGAACTTGCGCTCGGCGCGGTCGAGATTGCGCTGCAGCCGCTCGCGGCGTCCGCCCTCGAAGTCGCGGAACGGCTGGAACAGGGTGATGGCCAGCCCCAGGTCCTGGGTACGCTGGCGGATCTCGCGCGGGCTGGCACCGGAATACAGCAGGTCGTTCTCGAAGATCTCCACACCGTCGAAGCCC includes these proteins:
- the quiC gene encoding 3-dehydroshikimate dehydratase QuiC, producing MQRSIATVSISGTLTEKLEAIAAAGFDGVEIFENDLLYSGASPREIRQRTQDLGLAITLFQPFRDFEGGRRERLQRNLDRAERKFDLMQELGTDLILVCSNTAADSLGDERLIADDLQLLAEHAARRDLRIGYEALAWGRHVNSWQQVWRLVKAVDHPNLGVLLDSFHTLSIGGDPAGIAQIPGDKIFFVQMADAPLLQMDVLEWSRHFRCFPGQGEFDLAGFLAPILQTGYQGPLSLEIFNDGFRAAQTRATAADGLRSLLYLEEQTAARLQREETPVAAPLFAPPEAPRLEGTEFLEFAVDDAHGAELARWLGKLGFAQAGRHRSKNVTLLRQGEINLVLNAEPYSFGHNFFEAHGPSLCAMALRVPDSHAALERAQQYRAQPYRGLVGPNEREIPAMRAPDGSLIYLADRGADGRSLYDTDFDVSAGASGGLGLTHVDHVAIALPADALDSWVLFYKSLFDFSADDEVVVPDPYGLVKSRALKNRESNVRLALNISENRNTAIARALSSYRGSGVHHIAFACRDIFQAVEQAKAAGVPLLEIPMNYYDDLGARFDFDDDFLSRLAYYNVLYDRDAQGGELFHVYTESFADRFFFEILERKDYSGYGAANSPVRLAAMLQARQGRPAPLEF
- a CDS encoding TetR/AcrR family transcriptional regulator, which produces MQDTPALAPALRTPRKNNPEKTRQAILAAAVAEFADLGLSGARVDAIAERTHTSKRMIYYYFGSKEQLYLTVLEKLYSDVRGDEAELPLDRLPPLEAIRTLAEFLFEHHRSHDDFIRVVSIENIHRGRHLAQSETISSLNSSALEALRRILARGEASGDIRSGLDAVDVHLLMCSFCFYRVSNRHTFGRIHDIDMEAPAVLRRHKNMIGDAMVRYLQP
- a CDS encoding glucose 1-dehydrogenase, producing the protein MSEHPKPPLKPQPQTFPGSEARMEPQPDSGAETYRGSGRLAGKKTLITGADSGIGRAVAIAYAREGADVAIAYLDEHEDAQETARLVTEAGRQAVLLPGDLAERQTCLDVVQKTVEAFGRIDVLVNNAAFQQVRDSLDEIPDEEWVHTFNVNIHGMFRITQAALKHMPRGGSIINTASINADIAPPTLLAYSATKGAIANFTAGLAQLLGEKGIRANSVAPGPIWTPLIVSTMKPDEPEQFGSSTPLGRPGQPVELAPAYVLLASDEASYISGAMLPVTGGMPVL